A stretch of the Harpia harpyja isolate bHarHar1 chromosome 5, bHarHar1 primary haplotype, whole genome shotgun sequence genome encodes the following:
- the LOC128141751 gene encoding cytochrome c1, heme protein, mitochondrial: RRFRWRVTSGRGRHVRGGPAQRPPRPRRARRPPGRTERRWRRWRRCGASRCGPTAASCCRGSGRRPPRPPCRPSAAAGAGGKPPCRRWGCWRRRGGGGLALALALRSPLAAGELEMHPPSFPWSHGGPLSALDHGSLRRGFQVYKQVCSACHSMEYLAFRNLIGVTHTEAEAKALAEEVEVLDGPDENGEMFMRPGKISDYFPKPYPNAEAARAANNGALPPDLSYIVNARHGGEDYVFSLLTGYCDPPTGVTVREGLHYNPYFPGQAIGMAPPIYNEILEFDDGTPATMSQIAKDICTFLRWAAEPEHDHRKRMGLKMLMISGLLISLLYYMKRHKWSVLKSRKMVYRPPK, from the exons CGTCGCTTCCGCTGGCGGGTGACGTCAGGGCGCGGACGCCACGTCCGGGGCGGTCCGGCCCAGCGTCCCCCTCGACCTCGGCGCGCGCGGCGGCCGCCGGGAAGAACGGAACGGCgatggcggcggtggcggcggtgcGGAGCCTCCCGCTGCGGCCCTACGGCCGCCTCCTGCTGCCGCGGGTCCGGACGGCGCCCGCCCCG gccgCCATGTCGTCCTTCGGCGGCCGCTGGCGCGGGGGGAAAGCCGCCCTGTCGGCGCTggggctgctggcggcggcgggggggggggggtctggctcTGGCGCTGGCCCTCCGCTCGCCCCTCGCCGCCGGCGAGTTGGAGATGCACCCGCCCAGCTTCCCCTGGAGCCACGGCGGGCCGCTGTCAGCCCTCGACCACGGCAG CCTGCGGCGCGGTTTCCAGGTGTACAAGCAGGTCTGTTCCGCCTGCCACAGCATGGAGTACCTGGCTTTCCGCAATCTCATCGGCGTCACCCACACCGAGGCGGAGGCCAAGGCGTTGGCCGAGGAG GTAGAGGTGCTGGACGGTCCCGATGAGAACGGCGAGATGTTCATGCGTCCCGGCAAGATCTCCGATTATTTCCCCAAACCCTACCCCAACGCCGAGGCCGCGCGAGCCGCCAACAACGGGGCGCTGCCCCCCGACCTCAGCTACATCGTCAACGCCCG GCACGGCGGGGAGGACTACGTGTTCTCCCTCCTCACGGGCTACTGCGACCCCCCAACCGGTGTGACAGTGCGGGAGGGGCTGCACTACAACCCCTACTTCCCCGGCCAGGCCATCGGCATGGCCCCCCCCATCTACAACGAAATCCTGGAATTCGACGACG GCACCCCGGCCACCATGTCGCAGATCGCCAAGGACATCTGCACGTTCCTGCGGTGGGCGGCAGAGCCGGAGCATGACCACCGCAAACGGATGGGCTTGAAG ATGCTGATGATCTCGGGGCTCCTCATCTCCCTTCTCTACTACATGAAGCGCCACAAGTGGTCTGTactgaagagcaggaaaatggTTTACCGGCCCCCCAAATAG
- the SHARPIN gene encoding sharpin, translated as MALPGAPAPAPAAAPVPPPPPTVLMAVRAGLARPSRLPPLPAAAALRLQLSVEPAAGGQRRFRLGLRHPEAAGGANVAEYDLKDISYKVRSPTCHELTVLGSSDEPMVFNFEEEREAQKWWTIVSSSLREVQKASDSTLASQASSLPAAAGGVSADQDPEAALSLELSEKEDLALHLAQAIEYGDEEVASQCAVALARQQAMLSILLKESNYPTDDISMKVGVEDATSSASITIRVRAHTTIATLKQQVFQDYGFHPLVQRWIIGQCLCVDERTVSSYGIRKDGDTAFLYLLSAKMAELTEQRYEEDQAQVMLSSTSSLTDAAGEKRKYNTLPNMSPKKGWGNEAGRKMDIGEISQHLDTLQIGDLFSAQPKPAATSLPSPVPAGWSCPKCTFINKPTRPGCEMCSTDRPEDYVVPGSYKPDETELWRMQQEQEGILQYQQALEAERLKNFQQLLQLEEEVLVPNREVLECRICYQRVAPGEGVLLRECLHNFCRECLRQVINYSEEPEVACPFRDDSYACSSHLQEREIRALVSPEEYRRFLERSLVLAERRSQNSFHCKTTDCRGWCIYEDSVNEFRCPICQALNCLLCKAIHEGKNCRQYQDDLQVQAQNDSAARQTNDMLQTLVQIGEAMHCPTCLIIVQKKDGCDWIRCTVCQTEICWVTKGPRWGPGGPGDTSGGCRCNVNGQRCHPRCQNCH; from the exons atggctcTGCCCGgtgcccccgccccggccccggccgcggccccggtgccgccgccgccgcccaccgTGTTGATGGCGGTGCGGGCGGGGTTGGCGCGGccctcccgcctcccgccgctccctgccgccgccgcgctccgcctGCAGCTCAGCGTCGAACCGGCGGCCGGCGGGCAGCGACGTTTCCGCCTCGGCCTGCGGCACCcggaggcggccggcggcgcg aacgTGGCGGAATACGACCTCAAGGACATCTCGTACAAGGTGAGGAGCCCCACGTGCCACGAACTGACGGTCCTCGGCTCCTCGGATGAGCCCATGGTGTTTAACTTCGAGGAGGAGCGGGAGGCGCAGAAGTGGTGGACGATTGTGAGCAGCTCCCTGCGGGAGGTGCAGAAAG CCTCGGACAGCACGCTGGCATCCCAGGCCTCATCCCTGCCCGCAGCTGCCGGGGGCGTCTCTGCAGATCAGGATCCAGAGGCAGCTCTCTCCTTGGAGCTTTCCGAGAAAG AGGACCTGGCGCTCCACCTCGCCCAGGCGATCGAGTACGGAGACGAGGAGGTGGCCTCGCAGTGTGCCGTGGCCCTGGCTCGCCAGCAAGCCATGCTCAGTATCCTCTTGAAGGAGTCCAACTACCCCACGGACGATATCAG CATGAAGGTCGGCGTGGAGGATGCGACATCTTCCGCAAGCATCACCATCAGGGTCCGTGCTCACACTACAATAGCAACGCTCAAGCAGCAG GTCTTCCAGGATTATGGGTTCCACCCCTTGGTTCAGCGCTGGATCATCGGGCAGTGCCTGTGCGTGGACGAACGGACCGTTTCCTCCTACGGCATCCGCAAGGACGGCGACACCGCGTTCCTCTACCTGCTCTCGGCGAAGATGGCCGAGCTCACCGAGCAGCGCTACGAGGAGGACCAGGCGCAGGTCATGCTCAGCTCCACCTCCTCGCTGACCGACGCTGCCGGGGAAAAGCGCAAATACAACACCCTGCCCAACATGTCTCCAAAGAAAG GCTGGGGAAATGAGGCCGGCAGGAAGATGGACATCGGTGAGATCAGCCAGCACTTGGACACACTGCAGATTGGCGACCTTTTCAGTGCCCAGCCAAAGCCTGCTGCCACAAGTCTGCCTTCGCCAGTGCCG GCGGGCTGGTCATGTCCAAAATGCACCTTCATCAACAAACCCACGCGGCCGGGCTGCGAGATGTGCAGCACGGACCGTCCTGAAGACTATGTGGTCCCTGGCAGCTACAAGCCGGACGAGACAGAGCTGTGGAggatgcagcaggagcaggaggggatcCTGCAGTACCAGCAG GCGCTGGAGGCCGAGCGGCTGAAGaacttccagcagctgctgcagctggaggaggaggttCTGGTGCCCAACCGGGAGGTGCTGGAGTGTCGCATCTGCTACCAGCGGGTCGCCCCGGGCGAGGGGGTGCTGCTGCGCGAGTGTCTGCACAACTTCTGCAG GGAGTGTCTGCGCCAGGTGATCAACTACAGCGAGGAGCCGGAGGTGGCCTGTCCCTTCCGCGACGACTCCTACGcctgcagcagccacctccaggagCGGGAGATCCGGGCG CTGGTGTCGCCGGAGGAGTACCGGCGGTTCCTGGAGAGGAGCCTGGTGCTGGCGGAGCGGCGCAGCCAAAACAGTTTCCACTGCAAAACCACCGACTGCCGGGGCTGGTGCATCTACGAGGATTCGGTCAATGAGTTTCGCTGCCCCATCTGCCAGGCCCTCAACTGCCTGCTCTGCAAG GCCATCCACGAAGGGAAGAACTGCCGCCAGTACCAGGACGACCTGCAGGTCCAGGCGCAGAACGACTCGGCCGCCCGGCAGACCAACGACATGCTGCAG ACCCTGGTGCAGATCGGGGAGGCCATGCACTGCCCCACCTGCCTCATCATCGTCCAGAAGAAGGACGGCTGCGACTGGATCCGCTGCACCGTCTGCCAGACCGAGATCTGCTGGGTGACCAAGGGGCCGCGCTGGGGGCCCGGG ggtCCCGGGGACACCAGTGGTGGATGTCGGTGCAACGTCAACGGACAGAGGTGCCACCCCCGGTGCCAAAACTGCCACTGA